Within Salarias fasciatus chromosome 15, fSalaFa1.1, whole genome shotgun sequence, the genomic segment ttcacaatcattactgtgaaagttttttgtttttcacaggaagaagaaccttcaagttttgactcacacattgctctcatacttccaaggaaaaaattattttatttgcacacaaactaacttcatccatcagagttcaacatactgtaatacacacacaaaaggagcaaacaaatgaacaaaaaggaaaactgtatgaagcccacagtgctgtaaataaagctggagtttaacagctcactgcttcactggttaccctgactgtcctcctcaccccctgactgtcctcctcaccttcatgtaaacagatccacgtctgatcttcacagtactgcagtttgttcttgacagattttgacagttgatcagactattgatcactgatacaatgaaatactgctcatatgttttggagagaacaaccatgagACTGAGAATCTATCAATCAGTTGAGATCAACATGatctattcacttggaaattgtgttAAATCGAGCCTGACTGTGCTTCATAAGTTGCAAAGAtgctctgagacactgagacatggcCAAAGCTATTTACAATGtggtgaaatgaagggaaacactcggcctggtcacaatcttcctgtgaaatgtattgtgtgtgttgttattgtcttctaatgtggtgtaggctagtgtttgaatgcatttgagagtgtgtttggacagccaatggcttactgaaacaataacatgcatttttttctgcatgtttcattgatcatcttcgccaagacgatttgatgtaaggttttttgtaggaaaaagggcgttatatctggtcaaaacaagattgtttgaattttaggagcttcattttcaaaggaaatcagaaatatattgaaatactgtgatgttttttgataatggatgtaattacttttattttgcaggttgtttcgtGCAAATTCGAGCTGTGGGGGCCGAGCTGTGTTCCGCGAAGCTGAAAGCTCAACTCGttatatatttctctatttcagctgatttttgacttaatggagacttatttttttaaataagcacaatataagccaaggccatatctaaaatatatctattatgGTATTGGATCAGTTTCTGACCAAAAATAGCATCAGCAATATACTATCTATGAAGTTACAAAGGCTGAACTAATACAGTATCTCGATGTCCAGAATTTCCGGAAGTGTCCGTACCCCTATCCAGTTCCTCATTCCTACTATGTATTTGGCTTGAGCTGAATGTTCTGTTTTATATACCTGGGTAGCACTATTTGAATGATGACATGTTGTGGATATAGTGCACACAATTAATATTACAACAGTTGCAAATGGGATCTGTTGTTTGCAATTGTAGTGTCAGTACCCCATGTAGTGTCCATACCCTCGCATTTTGTTATTCCACTTAGAAgttgaaattcttgatattattggaacatgtgagcatgttgaaAAGGGGTGTATTTATCGACAACTCCCAAGACAACATATTTGCCTAAAAGTACATATTTTACCCACAGAAAACTAACGCAGTGAATCGAAGCAAggactttgaattccaaaattcctctttttgaataactcgcataatgctacgggaaaattctcatttggtaaatttggtaatggtaattgccagataatttaaacaacaatttcagtgactttatgtcATTTCATTGCACTACCTgctagaggtcgaccgattcatcggattggccgattcatcggcccgataggacgttttacaaacttctgagtgtcaagatttcagaaataatgcagttgttgttgttcatttgatacaaatcagttcagaaacataaattacagcaatccagcaatgtgcaaattgtatgtgcagacatttatattaagtttgcagaaaagatcatttattttccacatatttcatcacatttgcacgttatagagtcttttgtggtcatttgatgggcaataaagcagagttctgttcatatattttactaaattaaacaaacaactgagtttattaagttgtagtgatgctcttcatctgttttaagtcTTGTTATGCTATCCAAGTCATGCTAATGTAGAGTCCATACCCCATTTTACCTCGACATCTTTAACTGATCACCATTTCACTACCAAATAAGAttactggatgaatttttttgcatctgattgCTCAAAAACTGTAGTAtcgtgaaaataaaaattggtacagtttgttgaggctgaattttttagtctgctgtccacctggagtcaatgttgattgtgaccaggccgatgttctgttgtgagcagttacagagtagtttggaggtttgtccatgttgttttgagaatgtcatttctgtttcaagaaatgagccaaagcaacggagaaaaactgtaatcccgtttagatgagactgaccacactgatccttggtctccatttcttcttcagaaagttggagctccgtggaagtgaaagaagaactggggttcttcttctctctaatttgatctttgatctttcagagagctcaactgatgtgaagaccaaacagaagcagagcccagtggaggacatgtcaacagccaaggttactggacagaaagccaacaagtccagagtctgcagagttgctgagagtctggagctccagctgggagatcagtgacagctggatccaggagagatcagcctgctttgaaagctgaaggtcaacatggagcgtgtcagaggttcacagtcagtgatccactgcagcagctttcttcttctagcaagctttgaaatgtggagctgcacacgactctgccacagtcacaggactaaagaccagagaagaagctccggtcCTCATTGAGATCctctgtggatcactctcagaccagcctgatgtctgacctttatgtcaacacaactgtactgaaacacacttaaacatggattctgacctcagagtcttcagacggcagagtggactctgcagaaaatcacacagctgagaaactcctggatCACGAAGATCATAGTtcctgctcaggtccagatgtttcagatgtttctggagggaggggttggacttcaaagccgaggccagagaagaacagctgatctctgagaACAGGCAGCCCATCAACcttgaataaagagagaaagcagcagagtcaatgaggaggaaccaatcagatgtattgacGGAGAAACgatcagctccacattactgagtcctgatcaatgagctgttccgTTGCTGTGAATCTTCAtaacacacaacattcacactcctcctcatgtccacacacatcagtctgctgctgctgagctcagtccactctctcactgcaggatcagagtctcagatcacagctgctgacaaacatttctccttctccaacagtaacagacagtcaactgaccccagagtctgcagaccacagagtggactctgcagaaaaccacacagctgagaaactcctgattCCTGAAGATCATTCCAGCTCAGGTcaggaagtgactgagagctgaagaaggttcagactggaagagtttagaaatgtaaagtccaaacagctgaagcctccaggaggagaagagctctcatcaacatgctgcagagctcagtccactctctgtccctccaacatctggaatcttcctaaactcctctcagtgctttgactccaacagattctaacttcaaggcagtgaactgacctcagagtctccagttgacagtttggactctccagtccagaacacagaatcttcactgatgaatcctccAGGTAGTTGTCACTCaggttcagatgtttcagatgggaggggtcagacttcagagctgaggagatcacttcatagtgaggatcagagagtccacagtCAGAAAGTCtgtaatgagacacagagaggacaggacaggatgagagaggacactttgttggactgttggacatcAGACCTGCTCTCCTGTAGAAACACCACAACCTGCTACACCGTGCTGCAGGTCTTTagtcctgttcctgctgagtATGACATGAATTATTTCATCAGATGGAAACAGTCTCAAGAAGATCAAGAGAAgatctgctgctttattctcACACTGTCTGAGGGCTGATGAGAGGAATTCAACAAACTGGGAAATATTTGAACGTTCCAGACAAGAACAGAAGCAATGTGGATTAGAACATGAAGGAAGACTGACAGCCTCAGTCTGAACAGGTCCTGAGAACTGAGCCAACCTCTGCAGGGGATTGTTGACACCGAGGAACAGCAGTAAATGTAGGGAATAATGGGACGAGTGGACTGATGGGTTCTTCAGGACAGCTCACTCAggatcatctccacagaggaactacaggaactacattctacaaacatcactgagacattgatcatgaagacttgtggactcactcagccttcctgcagttcttcacagctgggatcagtctgaATCGTCCCTCTTCTGATGTGTTGTAGTTATacaggtccaactcctccaggacctggtctgacatctgcagcatgtaggccagagctgagcagtggatcccagagagtctcttctctgatctgttctctgacttcaggaactcttggatctcctgatggactgagaggtccttcatctccgtcagacagtggaagatgttgatgcatctgtcaggagacactttttcactgttgaccttcttcaggttctggatgactctctggatgatttctggactgatctctgtccgacccagcagaccttctaagagtctctggttggattccagagagaggccatgaaggaagcggacaaacaggtccaggtggccgttcccACTCCTGACGGATTTCTCCAGGACGACCACCAGCAAATCATCAAGAGATCTGAAAGCATGATCCTCTCCAAAGAAGGTCTTCAGTGCGTCTCtcttcctgctggtgaaacagtggaacatggagactgcagccagaaactcctgaacactcagatggacgaagctgtagacggctttctggaagatcacagactctcttctgaagatctgagtacagattccagagtacagcgaggcctcagtcacatccagaccacactgctccaggtcttcttggtagaacaggatgtttcctctgtccagatgttccaaggccatcctgcccagcttcagaagaagctccctgtcagcctccgtcagctcctgtggacccgtctcaggtccttcatggtacttgagcttcttcctgtgtgtctgaaccagcacaaagtgggagtacatgtcagtcagggtctggggcagctctcctctctgctcgctgctcaacatgtgctccagaactgtagcagtgatccagcagaagactgggattccacacatgatgtggaggctcctggatgtctggatgtgggagatgatcctgctgctcagctcctcatcactcagcctcctcctgaagtactcctccttctgggcgtcagtgaagcctcgcacttctgtcagtctgtccacacatgttggagggatctgatgggccgccgccggtcgggaagtgatccagacccgagccgagggcagcagatccccccggatgaggttagtgagcagctcactgactgaagactgctgggagacgtcaagcagccgccggctgctgctgaagtccagagaaagtctgctttcatccagaccgtccaagatgaagagcagcctgcagacatccagctcctctgccgtcagcttctggagcgtgggatggaaaacagccagcagcgagaggaggctgtacggccgctctcccagcaggttcagctccctgaaggagagcaccaccagcacccccacatcctggttctccaggccctcggcccagtccagagtgaacttgtgcaccgagaaggtttttccactaccggccacgccgctggtcacaaccactcggatgtgtctgagctgctgggccgaggctttgaagatgtcctgaaccctgatggcagagtgacggaggctcttcttcctgatggcagagtgatggaggctcttcttcctggaagctgtctccagaagcttcagctcaggctccctctgaagctcctcactgtgttcctctgtgatgtggagctcagtgtagatcctgttgaggaggcttcctcctcctgcttcatcacttccttcagtcacacgttcacatctcctcctcagactcttcttgtgttcttctagaagctgctgcagacccacacctgctcagagacaacaacaacagtcagactgcacacaaacaaccatggggctattgcacaaaagtcggataaatacatccaggataaatgaaaatgcgcggcttgagtcagccgagtcggtgttttctcggattaatcggttgcacgtttgccgagccaggatgaaaagacgcggcttactcaagccaggtgaggagcatcaggataagTGCGCGTTCAcagcgttcttcagaagaccacgagatcgatcacagagtcacagattgaaaatggaacaaggacgagcatcttacttcacacgggatgagcagcagtgtgcggactacaccgcggctgtcgggggggctcacttaaaaaggggggtgccccagagcAAGGACTTTCCACAAAACACgtgcattaatttcactccatatattccagcctgtacgtctgctttaagtgacgtttaaggcatagcgcccccacgcttcaatggtgaggacaggtactgcatgcaggccgcagctttattaaagtgaaatagtgacgcTCAGATCAGACACAAgaaatggcctaattctgcatgtgatccatgattatggtcatacaaaaatgataattataaaatacaggaaatacacgggtgaaacagcattttgccaatatttaggatatttattcaagaatatttcaactctgtgtccgtgttctctaattgaatcaattgtcctcatgttgtgttctgtttcatccctcatctgtcatgaagaacaaacctgtccggctagaaaagaacctgcagcaggtgaaaaccagacataaaaatattctgcagtctggtaagttacttaagtgtcgcccaaagagcagttatcaaatgaagtgataaatttgtttcttctgagaatgaatttctgtcggattttagccgttaaaaaagtggagtcagaatgatgtgggaccctttcactcctaaaggtggagtcctgaaataaggtgat encodes:
- the LOC115402258 gene encoding NACHT, LRR and PYD domains-containing protein 3-like, with the translated sequence MKLLLEEHKKSLRRRCERVTEGSDEAGGGSLLNRIYTELHITEEHSEELQREPELKLLETASRKKSLHHSAIRKKSLRHSAIRVQDIFKASAQQLRHIRVVVTSGVAGSGKTFSVHKFTLDWAEGLENQDVGVLVVLSFRELNLLGERPYSLLSLLAVFHPTLQKLTAEELDVCRLLFILDGLDESRLSLDFSSSRRLLDVSQQSSVSELLTNLIRGDLLPSARVWITSRPAAAHQIPPTCVDRLTEVRGFTDAQKEEYFRRRLSDEELSSRIISHIQTSRSLHIMCGIPVFCWITATVLEHMLSSEQRGELPQTLTDMYSHFVLVQTHRKKLKYHEGPETGPQELTEADRELLLKLGRMALEHLDRGNILFYQEDLEQCGLDVTEASLYSGICTQIFRRESVIFQKAVYSFVHLSVQEFLAAVSMFHCFTSRKRDALKTFFGEDHAFRSLDDLLVVVLEKSVRSGNGHLDLFVRFLHGLSLESNQRLLEGLLGRTEISPEIIQRVIQNLKKVNSEKVSPDRCINIFHCLTEMKDLSVHQEIQEFLKSENRSEKRLSGIHCSALAYMLQMSDQVLEELDLYNYNTSEEGRFRLIPAVKNCRKAELSSCGLSERICGALSSVLSSQSSNLTHLDLSNNDLQDSGLKLLSSGLESPHCKLEALSLSGCLVSEEGCASLVSAVSSKSSHLRELDLSYNHPGASGVEKLFAAVEDPQCSLETLRVDHGGEQRLKPGPRKYFSQLELDTNSMNIFLKLSNNNRKVTCVKKEQPYPDHPDRFDDFWTYQLLCRNDLSGRCYWEVEWSGKVFISVSYRGITRRGTMKECVFGRNDQSWSLSCSYQGYYVRHNDRITCTSLSSSSSSSGRVGVYVDRPAGSLSFFRVSSDSLIHLYTFNTTFTQPLSAGFTLLYSGSSVSLCPL